From one Halosimplex rubrum genomic stretch:
- a CDS encoding helix-turn-helix domain-containing protein — protein sequence MGVESTGGIQVRLAVEAAGACPVAASTGGDTIGRSATWSTAGEGEVVEEFDLVGDAEAADLPDEASVVFETDRSERVRFTREGGDCICEAVERLGAPVTDVSASRGTLRLSFHATDVETVRAAVDDLDAAFGSVRIDRLARTGDGEADDMVLVDRGRLTDRQQEVLETAMEMGYFERPRSANATEVAERLDIAPSTFAEHLASAQSKVLDSLLEGSA from the coding sequence ATGGGAGTCGAATCGACAGGTGGCATCCAGGTCAGGCTGGCGGTCGAGGCGGCCGGGGCCTGCCCGGTGGCGGCGTCGACCGGCGGTGACACGATCGGCCGGTCGGCCACGTGGAGCACGGCCGGGGAGGGTGAGGTCGTCGAGGAGTTCGACCTCGTGGGCGACGCCGAGGCGGCGGACCTCCCCGACGAGGCATCGGTCGTCTTCGAGACCGACCGCTCGGAACGGGTGCGGTTCACCCGCGAGGGCGGCGACTGCATCTGCGAGGCCGTCGAGCGCCTGGGCGCGCCCGTCACCGACGTGAGCGCCTCGCGAGGCACGCTCCGGCTGAGCTTCCACGCGACGGACGTGGAGACGGTCCGGGCGGCCGTCGACGACCTCGACGCCGCCTTCGGGTCGGTCCGCATCGACCGGCTGGCCCGCACCGGCGACGGCGAGGCCGACGATATGGTCCTCGTCGACCGGGGGCGGCTCACCGACCGCCAGCAGGAGGTGCTGGAGACGGCCATGGAGATGGGCTACTTCGAGCGCCCCCGCTCGGCCAACGCGACCGAGGTCGCCGAGCGGCTGGACATCGCCCCCTCCACGTTCGCCGAACACCTCGCGTCGGCCCAGTCGAAGGTGCTCGACTCGCTGCTGGAGGGGTCGGCGTGA
- a CDS encoding helix-turn-helix domain-containing protein: MSTEGLRVEMRVTDPGHCTPARAARTAGARVDAVSRTVDDGRLVQEFTLRGDAEEVRECAAPDDDLEVVFEWDEGVRYRERGVDESPCVCGVLSEYGYPLDDISATDDGLRLSFYTPDADRLEAVVEVLRSRFGGVAVVGLERDCDLADHDPVAVDRAELTDRQREVLETAFEMGYFETPKRANAGEVAEELDVALSTACEHLATAQRTVLSMVLDSK, from the coding sequence ATGTCGACCGAGGGGCTCCGGGTGGAGATGCGTGTCACCGACCCCGGCCACTGCACGCCCGCTCGCGCGGCGCGGACGGCTGGCGCGCGCGTCGACGCCGTCTCGCGCACCGTCGACGACGGACGGCTCGTCCAGGAGTTCACCCTCAGGGGGGACGCCGAGGAGGTCCGCGAGTGCGCGGCGCCGGACGACGACCTCGAAGTGGTCTTCGAGTGGGACGAGGGCGTCCGCTACCGCGAGCGCGGCGTCGACGAGTCGCCCTGCGTCTGCGGCGTCCTCTCGGAGTACGGCTACCCGCTCGACGATATATCCGCCACGGACGACGGGCTCAGACTCTCGTTCTACACGCCCGACGCCGACCGGCTGGAGGCGGTCGTCGAGGTGCTGCGCTCGCGGTTCGGGGGCGTCGCCGTCGTCGGCCTCGAACGGGACTGCGACCTGGCCGACCACGACCCGGTGGCCGTCGACCGGGCCGAGCTGACCGACCGCCAGCGGGAGGTGCTGGAGACCGCCTTCGAGATGGGCTACTTCGAGACGCCCAAGCGCGCCAACGCCGGCGAGGTCGCCGAGGAACTCGACGTGGCGCTGTCGACGGCCTGCGAGCACCTCGCGACCGCCCAGCGGACGGTCCTCTCGATGGTTCTCGATTCGAAGTGA
- a CDS encoding cupin domain-containing protein, translating into MPTKVNYEDVDAVGGGLHFLRDELDCENLGVSVLECEPGWTGKPHDHAEDGQEEVYVLVEGGATVTVGGEDVAMAPGDALRIDPDERRRIENGDAESTFVLAGAP; encoded by the coding sequence ATGCCGACGAAAGTGAACTACGAGGACGTGGACGCCGTCGGTGGCGGGCTCCACTTCCTCCGCGACGAACTGGACTGCGAGAACCTCGGCGTCTCCGTGCTGGAGTGCGAGCCGGGCTGGACCGGCAAGCCCCACGACCACGCCGAAGACGGCCAGGAGGAGGTGTACGTCCTCGTCGAGGGCGGAGCCACCGTCACCGTCGGCGGCGAGGACGTGGCGATGGCGCCCGGCGACGCCCTCCGTATCGACCCCGACGAGCGCCGACGGATCGAGAACGGCGACGCCGAGAGCACGTTCGTCCTCGCCGGCGCCCCCTGA